The Vespula vulgaris chromosome 4, iyVesVulg1.1, whole genome shotgun sequence genome has a segment encoding these proteins:
- the LOC127063194 gene encoding RYamide receptor-like isoform X2: MTRSLRDFFWFDAGIYNESMTTMSTSTTSTITPFVSTTMTTNSTTATFVYDQNAIVANMMWDLYDSFNHVQPDYLLITLYVPVIALAVTANALVIAVVFKYHYMRSVTNYFVVNLSVADLLVTTICMPVAASQAVSLVWIYGEVMCKLSSYLQGVAVAASVYTITAMSIDRYLAIRSPIAFRRVFNRKSTVVVIVILWLVALSIFMPVLQGMTLQSPQTDLVNITLHGPWALQENFSLNDTRASRLPPAFYICSEDLNPLGIGPDLFGTACFILVYAIPGFVVILAYSMMGRTLCARKPPFDCDSVKGSASSQQNFRLVRERRRIAWILLLLAVLFALCWLPYNVLRLLVDLKVVDKGYSSVTDALSYCLFLGHANSALNPVVYCFMTRNFRRSVAEILRRGSRGLVRRKPRRKKPLGNKGLPSSVGAGSVAIILST; the protein is encoded by the exons ATGACACGTTCGCTACGTGATTTTTTTTGGTTTGATGCTGGAATATATAACGAAAGTATGACGACGATGTCAACGTCAACGACATCGACCATAACACCGTTCGTTAGCACAACCATGACGACGAATTCTACAACTGCTACTTTTGTATACGATCAAAATGCGATTGTAGCCAATATGATGTGGGATCTATATGATAGTTTCAATCATGTACAACCGGATTATTTGCTAATTACTCTTTATGTACCGGTCATCGCATTAGCTGTCACAGCCAACGCACTTGTCATCGCTGTTGTCTTCAAGTATCACTATATGAGAAG cgttacaaattattttgtgGTGAATCTATCCGTGGCTGATCTATTGGTGACTACGATTTGTATGCCAGTTGCGGCCAGTCAAGCTGTCTCACTTGTCTGGATTTATGGCGAAGTTATGTGTAAATTGTCCTCATATCTACAAG GTGTGGCCGTTGCTGCTTCGGTCTATACAATTACTGCGATGAGTATCGATAGGTATCTAGCAATACGGAGTCCTATAGCTTTTCGACGAGTATTCAATCGAAAGAGTACCGTGGTCGTTATAGTTATCTTATGGCTAGTAGCTTTGAGTATCTTCATGCCTGTATTACAAGGG ATGACTCTCCAAAGTCCTCAAACGGATCTTGTTAATATTACTCTTCATGGTCCTTGGGCGCTACAAGAGAATTTTTCACTCAACGATACACGCGCTTCCCGATTGCCGCCGGCTTTCTACATCTGCTCGGAAGATTTGAATCCGCTTGGTATAGGGCCTGATTTATTCGGTACCGCctgttttattttagtttatgCTATTCCTG GTTTCGTCGTGATATTGGCCTACTCCATGATGGGTCGGACCCTTTGTGCTCGGAAACCACCGTTCGACTGCGACAGCGTCAAGGGTAGTGCTAGCTCGCAACAA AACTTCCGATTGGTACGTGAGAGAAGACGAATCGCTTGGATATTGCTGCTTCTTGCAGTGCTTTTTGCCCTTTGTTGGCTTCCTTACAACGTTCTTAGACTGCTCGTCGATCTGAAAGTGGTCG ACAAAGGATATTCTTCAGTGACCGACGCCCTGTCCTATTGTCTCTTCCTAGGACATGCGAATAGTGCTCTCAATCCCGTCGTCTATTGCTTTATGACACGTAACTTTCGAAGAAGCGTTGCAGAGATTCTTCGACGTGGATCACGTGGATTAGTTCGTCGTAAGCCACGTCGTAAG AAACCTCTTGGAAATAAAGGATTACCTTCTTCCGTTGGTGCTGGAAGTGTAGCCATTATTCTCTCGACTTGA
- the LOC127063194 gene encoding RYamide receptor-like isoform X1 has translation MTRSLRDFFWFDAGIYNESMTTMSTSTTSTITPFVSTTMTTNSTTATFVYDQNAIVANMMWDLYDSFNHVQPDYLLITLYVPVIALAVTANALVIAVVFKYHYMRSVTNYFVVNLSVADLLVTTICMPVAASQAVSLVWIYGEVMCKLSSYLQGVAVAASVYTITAMSIDRYLAIRSPIAFRRVFNRKSTVVVIVILWLVALSIFMPVLQGMTLQSPQTDLVNITLHGPWALQENFSLNDTRASRLPPAFYICSEDLNPLGIGPDLFGTACFILVYAIPGFVVILAYSMMGRTLCARKPPFDCDSVKGSASSQQNFRLVRERRRIAWILLLLAVLFALCWLPYNVLRLLVDLKVVDKGYSSVTDALSYCLFLGHANSALNPVVYCFMTRNFRRSVAEILRRGSRGLVRRKPRRKDVHRDTDGACGGCSTVGEARRGFLRQRKMLPVCCIPMGGHETATSSSGYNSFYSKQSPHRRCYMLRSIRGTPQMQIEPKPVDVTRDRHQSYDKNDPDASQPRQCTVVTMDDRRCT, from the exons ATGACACGTTCGCTACGTGATTTTTTTTGGTTTGATGCTGGAATATATAACGAAAGTATGACGACGATGTCAACGTCAACGACATCGACCATAACACCGTTCGTTAGCACAACCATGACGACGAATTCTACAACTGCTACTTTTGTATACGATCAAAATGCGATTGTAGCCAATATGATGTGGGATCTATATGATAGTTTCAATCATGTACAACCGGATTATTTGCTAATTACTCTTTATGTACCGGTCATCGCATTAGCTGTCACAGCCAACGCACTTGTCATCGCTGTTGTCTTCAAGTATCACTATATGAGAAG cgttacaaattattttgtgGTGAATCTATCCGTGGCTGATCTATTGGTGACTACGATTTGTATGCCAGTTGCGGCCAGTCAAGCTGTCTCACTTGTCTGGATTTATGGCGAAGTTATGTGTAAATTGTCCTCATATCTACAAG GTGTGGCCGTTGCTGCTTCGGTCTATACAATTACTGCGATGAGTATCGATAGGTATCTAGCAATACGGAGTCCTATAGCTTTTCGACGAGTATTCAATCGAAAGAGTACCGTGGTCGTTATAGTTATCTTATGGCTAGTAGCTTTGAGTATCTTCATGCCTGTATTACAAGGG ATGACTCTCCAAAGTCCTCAAACGGATCTTGTTAATATTACTCTTCATGGTCCTTGGGCGCTACAAGAGAATTTTTCACTCAACGATACACGCGCTTCCCGATTGCCGCCGGCTTTCTACATCTGCTCGGAAGATTTGAATCCGCTTGGTATAGGGCCTGATTTATTCGGTACCGCctgttttattttagtttatgCTATTCCTG GTTTCGTCGTGATATTGGCCTACTCCATGATGGGTCGGACCCTTTGTGCTCGGAAACCACCGTTCGACTGCGACAGCGTCAAGGGTAGTGCTAGCTCGCAACAA AACTTCCGATTGGTACGTGAGAGAAGACGAATCGCTTGGATATTGCTGCTTCTTGCAGTGCTTTTTGCCCTTTGTTGGCTTCCTTACAACGTTCTTAGACTGCTCGTCGATCTGAAAGTGGTCG ACAAAGGATATTCTTCAGTGACCGACGCCCTGTCCTATTGTCTCTTCCTAGGACATGCGAATAGTGCTCTCAATCCCGTCGTCTATTGCTTTATGACACGTAACTTTCGAAGAAGCGTTGCAGAGATTCTTCGACGTGGATCACGTGGATTAGTTCGTCGTAAGCCACGTCGTAAG GATGTTCATCGAGATACGGATGGTGCATGTGGTGGATGCAGTACGGTCGGTGAGGCCAGACGAGGCTTTTTGCGTCAAAGAAAGATGTTGCCCGTTTGCTGTATACCTATGGGAGGCCACGAAACTGCAACGTCAAGCAGTGGTTATAACAGTTTCTACAGTAAGCAGAGCCCTCATCGTCGTTGTTATATGTTGAGAAGCATTCGAGGTACACCACAAATGCAGATAGAACCAAAACCAGTAGACGTTACTCGGGATAGACATCAGAGTTATGACAAGAATGATCCAGATGCGAGTCAACCACGGCAATGTACCGTTGTTACTATGGACGATCGACGTTGTACTTAA
- the LOC127063194 gene encoding RYamide receptor-like isoform X3 has protein sequence MTRSLRDFFWFDAGIYNESMTTMSTSTTSTITPFVSTTMTTNSTTATFVYDQNAIVANMMWDLYDSFNHVQPDYLLITLYVPVIALAVTANALVIAVVFKYHYMRSVTNYFVVNLSVADLLVTTICMPVAASQAVSLVWIYGEVMCKLSSYLQGVAVAASVYTITAMSIDRYLAIRSPIAFRRVFNRKSTVVVIVILWLVALSIFMPVLQGMTLQSPQTDLVNITLHGPWALQENFSLNDTRASRLPPAFYICSEDLNPLGIGPDLFGTACFILVYAIPGFVVILAYSMMGRTLCARKPPFDCDSVKGSASSQQNFRLVRERRRIAWILLLLAVLFALCWLPYNVLRLLVDLKVVDKGYSSVTDALSYCLFLGHANSALNPVVYCFMTRNFRRSVAEILRRGSRGLVRRKPRRKNCCYLPLTIPPEYASL, from the exons ATGACACGTTCGCTACGTGATTTTTTTTGGTTTGATGCTGGAATATATAACGAAAGTATGACGACGATGTCAACGTCAACGACATCGACCATAACACCGTTCGTTAGCACAACCATGACGACGAATTCTACAACTGCTACTTTTGTATACGATCAAAATGCGATTGTAGCCAATATGATGTGGGATCTATATGATAGTTTCAATCATGTACAACCGGATTATTTGCTAATTACTCTTTATGTACCGGTCATCGCATTAGCTGTCACAGCCAACGCACTTGTCATCGCTGTTGTCTTCAAGTATCACTATATGAGAAG cgttacaaattattttgtgGTGAATCTATCCGTGGCTGATCTATTGGTGACTACGATTTGTATGCCAGTTGCGGCCAGTCAAGCTGTCTCACTTGTCTGGATTTATGGCGAAGTTATGTGTAAATTGTCCTCATATCTACAAG GTGTGGCCGTTGCTGCTTCGGTCTATACAATTACTGCGATGAGTATCGATAGGTATCTAGCAATACGGAGTCCTATAGCTTTTCGACGAGTATTCAATCGAAAGAGTACCGTGGTCGTTATAGTTATCTTATGGCTAGTAGCTTTGAGTATCTTCATGCCTGTATTACAAGGG ATGACTCTCCAAAGTCCTCAAACGGATCTTGTTAATATTACTCTTCATGGTCCTTGGGCGCTACAAGAGAATTTTTCACTCAACGATACACGCGCTTCCCGATTGCCGCCGGCTTTCTACATCTGCTCGGAAGATTTGAATCCGCTTGGTATAGGGCCTGATTTATTCGGTACCGCctgttttattttagtttatgCTATTCCTG GTTTCGTCGTGATATTGGCCTACTCCATGATGGGTCGGACCCTTTGTGCTCGGAAACCACCGTTCGACTGCGACAGCGTCAAGGGTAGTGCTAGCTCGCAACAA AACTTCCGATTGGTACGTGAGAGAAGACGAATCGCTTGGATATTGCTGCTTCTTGCAGTGCTTTTTGCCCTTTGTTGGCTTCCTTACAACGTTCTTAGACTGCTCGTCGATCTGAAAGTGGTCG ACAAAGGATATTCTTCAGTGACCGACGCCCTGTCCTATTGTCTCTTCCTAGGACATGCGAATAGTGCTCTCAATCCCGTCGTCTATTGCTTTATGACACGTAACTTTCGAAGAAGCGTTGCAGAGATTCTTCGACGTGGATCACGTGGATTAGTTCGTCGTAAGCCACGTCGTAAG